From the Actinopolymorpha singaporensis genome, the window AGCGGCTGGTCGACCTCAACCACGCCCAGAACATCAAGAGCGCCAAGCGGATGGTCGAGCGTGCCCGTCCCGTGGTCTGGGACGTGCTCGAGGAGGTCATCGCCGAGCACCCGGTCCTGCTCAACCGGGCGCCGACGCTGCACCGGCTCGGCATCCAGGCGTTCGAGCCGCAGCTGATCGAGGGCAAGGCGATCCAGATCCACCCGCTCGTGTGTACGGCGTTCAACGCCGACTTCGACGGTGACCAGATGGCGGTGCACCTGCCGCTGTCGGCCGAGGCGCAGGCCGAGGCCCGGATCCTGATGCTCTCGACCAACAACATCCTCAAGCCGGCCGACGGCCGGCCGGTGACGATGCCGACGCAGGACATGATCATCGGCATCTTCTTCCTCACCATGGCCCGGGACAACCTGCCCGGCGAGGGACGCGCGTTCGGTTCGGTGGCCGAGGCGATGATGGCGTTCGAGCGGGGCGAGATCGCGATCCAGAGCCGGATCAAGATCCGGCTCAAGGACATCGTTCCGCCGCCCGGCGCCACCCTGCCCGAGGGCTGGGAGCCCGGTCAGCCGATCATCCTCGACACCACGCTCGGCCTGGCGCTGTTCAACGAGGTGCTGCCCGCCGACTACCCGTACGTCGACTACGAGGTCGGCAAGAAGCAGCTCGGCGTGATCGTCAACGACCTCGCGGAGCGCTACCCCAAGGTCGACGTGGCGGCGTGCCTGGACGGCCTGAAGGACGTCGGGTTCCGCTGGGCGACCCGTTCCGGCGTGACGATCTCCATCGGGGACGTCATCACGCCGGCGCGCAAGCCGGAGATCCTCGCGGGTTACGAGGAGAAGGACGCCCGGGTCCAGAAGCAGTTCGAGCGTGGCCTGATCACCGACGACGAGCGTCGCCAGGAGCTCATCGAGATCTGGACGCAGGCGACCAACGAGGTGCACCGCGAGATGGAGGAGGGGTTCGACAAGATCAACCCCATCTACATGATGGTGCACTCCGGTGCCCGCGGAAACATGATGCAGGTCCGGCAGATCGCGGCGATGCGTGGTCTGGTGGCCAACCCCAAGGGCGAGATCATCCCGCGTCCGATCAAGTCCAACTACCGTGAAGGCCTGTCCGTCGTGGAGTTCTTCATCGCCACGCACGGCGCCCGCAAGGGTCTGGCCGACACGGCGCTGCGGACGGCGGACTCGGGTTACCTCACCCGCCGGCTGGTCGACGTGAGCCAGGACGTGATCGTCCGCGAGGACGACTGCGGCAGCGAGCGCGGCCTGATCAAGCGGATCGCCACCCGCCAGCCCGACGGGACCCTCCGCAAGGAGGAGAACGTCGAGACCTCGGTCTACGCACGCGTGCTGGCCGAGGACGCGATCGGTTCCGACGGCCAGGTGGCGGCTCCGGCCGGCACCGACCTGGGGGACCAGGTGATCGACCAGCTGGTCAAGGCCGGCGTCGAGCAGCTGCGGGTTCGCAGCGTCCTCACCTGCGACTCGCGGGTCGGCGCCTGTGCGGCCTGCTACGGCCGGTCCCTGGCGAGCGGCAAACTCGTCGACATCGGTGAGGCGGTCGGCATCATCGCCGCCCAGTCGATCGGTGAGCCGGGTACCCAGCTGACCATGCGTACGTTCCACACCGGCGGTGTCGCGGGTGAGGACATCACGCACGGTCTGCCCCGGGTGGTCGAGCTGTTCGAGGCGCGCCAGCCCAAGGGGAAGGCGCCCATCGCGGAGGTCTCGGGCCGGGTTCGGATCGAGGACTCCGAGAAGAGCCGCAAGATCGTGGTCATCCCCGACGACGGCAGCGAGGAGAAGGCCTACCCCGTCTCCAAGCGTTCCCGCCTGCTCGTCGAGGAAGGCACCCACGTCGAGGTGGGCCAGCAGCTCACGCACGGTACGCCCGACCCGCAGGACGTGCTCCGCGTCCTGGGTATGCGCGCCGTCCAGCAGCACCTCGTGGACGAGGTCCAGGAGGTCTACCGCTCGCAGGGTGTGGCAATCCACGACAAGCACATCGAGACGATCGTCCGGCAGATGCTGCGACGGGTCACCGTGATCGAGTCGGGCGACTCCGAACTCCTTCCCGGCGAGCTGGCCGAGCGGATCCGGTTCGAGGAGGAGAACCGTCGCGTCGTCGCCGAAGGCGGCACGCCGGCCTCCGGTCGTCCGGTGCTCATGGGTATCACCAAGGCGTCGCTTGCGACCGACTCGTGGCTGTCGGCCGCGTCCTTCCAGGAGACCACCAAGGTCCTCACGGAGGCCGCGATCAACGGCAAGAGCGACTCGCTGCGGGGTCTGAAGGAGAACGTCATCATCGGAAAGCTCATCCCGGCTGGTACCGGCATGGACCGTTACCGCAACATCCGGGTGGAGCCGACCGAGGAGGCGAAGGCAGCGATGTACTCCATGGTGGGCTACGAGGGCTACGACGCCGACTACTCGTTCGGCGCGGGCTCCGGCGAAGCGGTCCGCCTGGAGGACTTCGACTTCGGCGGCTACACCAGCTGACCCGTTCGAGCTGTCCGGCCCGGCCGAGGGCCGGGTCGGACAGCTCGGGTCCGTGTTTCGTCGAGGTCTCGGCCCCGTTTCGGCGGGGTTTGGTCCCAATGCGCAGCAGCAGAATCGCCAGTACGACGCCGCGGGCGGCGTCCGGGCTCTCCTGAAGGGCCGGACGGCCGCCCGCGACGACTGACAGACGCACTGATTGCCGAGTAGCCCGCCCGGTCGACAAGCTGAGCCGCCCGCCCGCCGGTCAGTGCAGGTCCTGCCCCAGTCCGTCCGTCCGGCTGACGAGAAGGGGCCGGTCGGCTCGGCGCGGCGGGCGGCGCGTAGCATTCCCCGGGTGTGTAGGGTGTGCGACGGGGCCGGGAACGATCCGTTTTGACCTTCGAGGGTCATGCGGGTAATGTTCGACGTCGTGCCTGGCTGTAGCTGGGCATTCATGTGTGCCCTTGACGGGCGTGCGTGAGGTCTTCAGATCCCGTCGTTCGAGATGATCTCGGCGACTGGGCTCCGCGGCGACACACCCGACCGCGGGGGTCGCGCGGTGAGCCAGGAGACGTCGCCGCCGCGAAGACAGTCACACCGGAGAACAGTCCACCGAGCAGAAGAGGGAACGACGCGGTGCCCACGATCCAGCAGTTGGTCCGCAAGGGCCGCAAGGACAAGGTGTCCAAGAACAAGACGCCGGCGCTCAAGGGTTCGCCCCAGCGGCGCGGCGTGTGCATGCGCGTCTACACCACCACCCCTCGTAAGCCCAACTCCGCTCTGCGCAAGGTCGCCCGTGTGCGGCTGACCAGCCAGATCGAGGTCACGGCCTACATCCCCGGCGTCGGCCACAACCTCCAGGAGCACTCGATGGTGCTCGTGCGCGGTGGTCGGGTGGCGGACCTCCCCGGTGTGCGTTACAAGATCGTCCGCGGCTCCCTCGACACCCAGGGTGTGAAGGGTCGCAAGCAGGCCCGCAGCCTCTACGGCGCCAAGAAGGAGAAGAGCTAATGCCGCGCAAGGGTCCGGCTCCGAAGCGTCAGCCGATCGTCGACCCGGTCTACGCGTCGCCGCTGGTGAGTCAGCTGATCAACAAGATCCTCCGGAGCGGCAAGAAGCAGCTCGCGCAGCGCATCGTCTACACCGCGCTCGAGGGTTGCCGCGAGAAGACCGGCACCGACCCGGTGATCACCCTCAAGCGCGCGCTTGACAACGTGAAGCCGGCGCTCGAGGTCAAGAGCCGCCGCGTCGGCGGTGCGACCTACCAGGTGCCGATCGAGGTCCGCCCGGGCCGCTCGACGACGCTGGCGCTGCGCTGGCTGGTGAGCTACTCCCAGTCCCGCCGCGAGAAGGCCATGTCCGAGCGGCTGATGAACGAGATCCTGGACGCCTCCAACGGGCTCGGCGCGAGCGTCAAGCGTCGCGAGGACACCCACAAGATGGCGGAGTCCAACAAGGCGTTCGCGCACTACCGCTGGTAGACCAGGCGCCTGCTATGGGCAGGACACGCCGACACCGGCCGCACCTGCTCCCATCTGCCGACTGAACTACCGAGACCCGAGAGAACCGACTGCCTGATGGCGACCAACCTTCGCACCGTTGATCTGGCCAAGGTCCGCAACATCGGAATCATGGCCCACATCGACGCGGGCAAGACCACCACCACCGAACGAATCCTGTTCTACACCGGTATCACGTACAAGATCGGTGAAGTCCACGAGGGCGCTGCCGTCATGGACTGGATGGAGCAGGAGCAGGAGCGCGGCATCACGATCACGTCCGCCGCGACCACCTGCCACTGGAAAGACAACACGATCACGATCATCGACACCCCGGGCCACGTCGACTTCACCGTCGAGGTGGAGCGCAACCTCCGGGTGCTCGACGGTGCGGTCGCGGTGTTCGACGGCGTCGCCGGCGTCGAGCCACAGTCGGAGACGGTGTGGCGGCAGGCCGACCGGTACAAGGTCCCGCGGATCTGCTTCGTCAACAAGCTGGACCGTGTGGGCGCCGAGTTCCACCGCTGCGTCGACATGATCGTCAGCCGGCTCAACGCCACCCCCGCGGTGCTGCAGCTCCCGCTTGGTGCCGAGGCCGACTTCATCGGGGTCATCGACCTCGTGGAGCAGCGTGCCCTCACCTGGCGCGGCGAGACGCAGAAGGGCGAGGACTACGCGGTCGAGGAGATCCCGGCGTCCCACCAGGAGGCCGCGGCAGCCTGGCGTGACCGGCTGATCGAGACCGTCGCCGAGGCCGACGACGAGATCATGGAGCTCTACCTCGAGGGCGAGGAGCCTTCGGTGGAGCAGCTCAAGGCGGCGATCCGGCGAGCCACCATCGCCGACAAGATCACCCCGGTGCTGTGCGGTACGGCGTTCAAGAACAAGGGCGTGCAGCCTCTGCTCGACGCCGTGATCGACTACCTCCCGTCGCCGCTCGACGTCGGCGCCGTCCAGGGCCACTCGCTCCGGGACGAGACCGAGATCATCGAGCGCGAGCCCGACGAGGACGGCCCGCTGGCCGCGCTGGCGTTCAAGATCATGAGCGACCCGCACCTCGGCAAGCTCACCTACCTGCGCATCTACTCCGGCACGCTCACCGCCGGCACCCAGGTGCTGAACAGCACCAAGGACCGCAAAGAGCGGATCGGCAAGATCTACCGCATGCACGCCAACAAGCGTGAGGAGATCGAGAAGGCGTCCGCCGGTCAGATCGTCGCGGTGATGGGGCTGAAGCAGACCACCACCGGTGAGACGCTCTGCGGCCCGGAGGCGCCGGTCATCCTGGAGTCGATGAACTTCCCGGCTCCGGTGATCTCGGTGGCGATCGAGCCGAAGACCAAGAGCGACCAGGAGAAGCTGTCGGGCGCCATCCAGCGGCTGGCCGAGGAGGACCCGACCTTCCAGGTGCGCACCGACCAGGAGACCGGTCAGACGATCATCTCCGGGATGGGCGAGCTGCACCTGGACATCCTGGTCGACCGGATGAAGCGCGAGTTCCGCGTCGAGGCCAACGTCGGCAAGCCGCAGGTGGCCTACCGCGAGACGATCCGCAACAAGGTCGAGAAGGTCGAGTACACCCACAAGAAGCAGACGGGTGGCTCGGGTCAGTTCGGCCGGGTCATCATCGACCTGGAGCCCACGGGCGGCGAGGGCGACGGCGGCTACGAGTTCGTCAACGCCGTCACCGGTGGCCGGATCCCGCGGGAGTACATCCCCGCGGTCGACGAGGGCATCCAGGAGGCCATGGAGTTCGGCGTGCTCGCCGGCTACCCCATGGTCGACATCAAGGTCACCCTGCAGGACGGCGCCTACCACGACGTCGACTCCTCCGAGCTGGCCTTCAAGATCGCAGGCTCGATGGCGTTCAAGGAGGCGGCGCGCCGCGCCAAGCCCACCTTGCTCGAGCCGATCTTCAAGGTCGAGGTCACGACACCGGACGACTACCTCGGTGACGTGATCGGCGACATCAACAGCCGCCGCGGGCACGTCCAGAAGATGGACGAGTTCGCCGGTAACCGGGTCGTCACGGCGCTTGTTCCGCTGTCGGAGACCTTCGGGTACGTTGGCGACCTGCGAAGCAAGACCCAGGGTCGTGCCGTGCCCCACATGGAGTTCCACTCCTACGCCGAGGTTCCCAGGACCGTGGCGGAAGAGATTGTGAAGAAGGTACGGGGCGAGTAAACCCGCCCACGCCATCAGTCCGTATAGTTCCGCGCCTAGTCCGAACGGCGTAGATAGTAAGAAACCAGGAGGAGCCCGAAGTGGCGAAGGCGAAGTTCGAGCGCACTAAGCCGCACGTCAACATCGGCACCATTGGGCACATCGACCACGGCAAGACGACTCTCACCGCGGCGATCACCAAGGTGCTGCACGAGAAGATGCCGGACGTCAATCCCTTCTACGCCTTCGACCAGATCGACAAGGCGCCGGAAGAGAAGCAGCGTGGCATCACGATCACGATTGCCCACGTCGAGTACCAGACGGAGAAGCGGCACTACGCTCACGTCGACTGCCCTGGTCACGCCGACTACATCAAGAACATGATCACCGGTGCGGCGCAGATGGACGGCGCCATCCTGGTGGTCGCGGCGACCGACGGCCCGATGCCGCAGACGCGTGAGCACGTGCTGCTCGCCCGTCAGGTCGGCGTTCCCTACATCGTGGTCGCCCTGAACAAGGCCGACATGGTGGAGGACGAGGAGATCCTGGAGCTCGTCGAGCTCGAGGTCCGTGAGCTCCTCTCGTCGCAGGAGTTCCCCGGCGACGACGCTCCCGTGGTGCGCGTCTCGGCGCTGAAGGCGCTCGAGGGCGACCCGGAGTGGGCCGACAAGATCATGGAGCTCATGGCCGCCGTCGACGAGTCGGTGCCGGAGCCGCAGCGTGAGATCGACCGGCCGTTCCTGATGCCGGTCGAGGACGTCTTCACGATCACCGGTCGCGGTACGGTCGTCACCGGCCGGGTCGAGCGCGGTGTCCTCAAGGTCAACGAGGAGGTCGAGCTCGTCGGTATCCGCCCGGGCAACGCCCCCAAGACCACGGTGACCGCGGTCGAGATGTTCCGCAAGATCCTCGACGAGGCGCGCGCCGGCGAGAACGTCGGTCTGCTCCTCCGCGGTATCAAGCGCGAGGACGTCGAGCGCGGCATGGTCATCACCAAGCCGGGCAGCACCACGCCGCACACGGAGTTCGAGGCTCAGGTCTACGTGCTCTCGAAGGAGGAGGGTGGCCGTCACAAGCCCTTCTTCAACAACTACCGCCCGCAGTTCTACTTCCGGACCACGGACGTCACGGGTGTCGTCCACCTTCCGGAGGGGACCGAGATGGTCATGCCGGGCGACAACACCGAGATGCGGGTCGAGCTGATCCAGCCCATCGCGATGGAGGAGCAGCTGCGCTTCGCCATCCGTGAGGGTGGCCGCACCGTTGGTGCGGGTCAGGTCACCAAGATCATCAAGTAACACCACCAGCATGCGGGGTGGACCGCTCCCCAGCGGCCCACCCCGCTTGCTGTGAGGCCCCGATTGGTCAACAAACCGGGGACTCTGGCATACTGCTGCAGTTGCCTACGGCTGGCCGCCGTGGCGTGTTCTGGCGGGAGTTCTCTCCCCGGACACTGCCGACACGGAGGTCTCGCCCCTCGAGGGTGCGCCTGGCGCCTCGATCGCAGCCCGATCGAGGTGACGTGGAAGTCGCAGAGCAATGTTCGCGCTCGGCAGGCCGGGCCTTCGAGATTCCCCAGCGGGTCGCCTTCATGGGATCCATGCGGGCAAGGTGTGCGACACACCCGACCGCGGGGGTCGGAGGACCGACAGTCGGCGCGGGCCGCGGGGCTCCACCCGGGAGCCTGGCGGTGCAGCATCGGGCCGCGGCCAACCGGAGCGAAGCCGGAAAGGCATCTCGGGGGCGAATCGGCTCCCGGCGTACGAGAGAAGGACGCGAAACAGCCATGGCGGGACAGAAGATCCGCATCAGGCTCAAGGCCTACGACCACCAGGTCATCGACACTTCGGCGCGCAAGATCGTCGACACGGTGACCAGGACTGGCGCGAAGATCGCCGGCCCGGTGCCGCTGCCCACCGAGAAGAACGTCTTCTGCGTCATCCGCTCGCCGCACAAGCACAAGGACAGTCGCGAGCACTTCGAGATGCGGACGCACAAGCGGCTCATCGACATCATCGACCCCACGCCGAAGACGGTCGACTCGCTGATGCGACTCGACCTTCCTGCCGGCGTCGACATCGAGATCAAGCTCTGAGGGACGCACCTATGAGCAGCGTGAACAGTGTGAGCCAAGGCGCGGCCCGAGAGGTACGCGGCCTGTTGGGCGAGAAGGTCGGCATGACGCAGGTCTGGGACGACCAGAACCGCCTCGTGCCGGTGACCGTGGTCAAGGCCGGTCCGTGTGTCGTCACCCAGGTGCGCACGCCGGACCGGGATGGCTACGCGGCAGTCCAGATCGCGTACGGCGCGATCGACCCCCGCAAGGTCAACAAGCCCGAGCAGGGCCACTTCGCCAAGGCCGGCGTGACGCCGCGCCGGCACGTGGTCGAACTCCGTACGGCGAACGCCGCCTCCTTCGACACCGGCCAGGAGATCACGGCCGAGGTGTTCGAGGCGGGCGAGGACGTCGACGTGACCGCCACCAGCAAGGGCAAGGGCTTCGCCGGCGTCATGAAGCGGCACGGCTTCCACGGCCTGCGGGCGAGCCACGGTGTGGAGCGCAAGCACCGCTCCCCGGGCTCGATCGGCGCCTGCGCGACTCCCGGTCGCGTGTTCAAGGGCGTCCGGATGGCCGGCCGGATGGGCGGCGACCGGGTGACCACCCAGAACGTCACCGTCCACGCGGTGGATGCCGAGAAGGGTCTGGTGCTCCTCAAGGGCGCCGTCCCCGGCCCCCGCGGTGGTCTGGTGCTCATCCGCAACGCGGCGAAGGGAGCGGCCAAGTGACGGCGACGAGCATTGATGTCGTCGACCACACCGGCGGCAAGACCGGTTCGGTCTACCTGCCGGCGGAGATCTTCGACGTCCAGGTCAACGTGCCGCTGATCCACCAGGTGGTGGTGGCTCAGCAGGCGGCGGCCCGCCAGGGCACGCACGCCGCGA encodes:
- the tuf gene encoding elongation factor Tu codes for the protein MAKAKFERTKPHVNIGTIGHIDHGKTTLTAAITKVLHEKMPDVNPFYAFDQIDKAPEEKQRGITITIAHVEYQTEKRHYAHVDCPGHADYIKNMITGAAQMDGAILVVAATDGPMPQTREHVLLARQVGVPYIVVALNKADMVEDEEILELVELEVRELLSSQEFPGDDAPVVRVSALKALEGDPEWADKIMELMAAVDESVPEPQREIDRPFLMPVEDVFTITGRGTVVTGRVERGVLKVNEEVELVGIRPGNAPKTTVTAVEMFRKILDEARAGENVGLLLRGIKREDVERGMVITKPGSTTPHTEFEAQVYVLSKEEGGRHKPFFNNYRPQFYFRTTDVTGVVHLPEGTEMVMPGDNTEMRVELIQPIAMEEQLRFAIREGGRTVGAGQVTKIIK
- the rpsL gene encoding 30S ribosomal protein S12; translation: MPTIQQLVRKGRKDKVSKNKTPALKGSPQRRGVCMRVYTTTPRKPNSALRKVARVRLTSQIEVTAYIPGVGHNLQEHSMVLVRGGRVADLPGVRYKIVRGSLDTQGVKGRKQARSLYGAKKEKS
- a CDS encoding DNA-directed RNA polymerase subunit beta', whose protein sequence is MLDVNFFDELRIGLATVDDIRQWSHGEVKKPETINYRTLKPEKDGLFCEKIFGPTRDWECYCGKYKRVRFKGIICERCGVEVTRTKVRRERMGHIELAAPVTHIWYFKGVPSRLGYLLDLAPKDLEKVIYFAAYMITRVDDEARSRDLPSLEARIDVERKQIEQRRDNDVETRMKKLEEDLAQLEAEGAKADARRKVKEAAEREIRQTRDRSQRELDRLEEVWTRFKNLKVQDLEGDEILYREMRSRFGKYFSGNMGAAAIKERLESFDLQAEAINLREIIRSGKGQKKTRALKRLKVVSAFLTTNNNPLGMVLDCVPVIPPDLRPMVQLDGGRFATSDLNDLYRRVINRNNRLKRLLDLGAPEIIVNNEKRMLQEAVDALFDNGRRGRPVTGPGNRPLKSLSDMLKGKQGRFRQNLLGKRVDYSGRSVIVVGPQLKLHQCGLPKGMAIELFKPFVMKRLVDLNHAQNIKSAKRMVERARPVVWDVLEEVIAEHPVLLNRAPTLHRLGIQAFEPQLIEGKAIQIHPLVCTAFNADFDGDQMAVHLPLSAEAQAEARILMLSTNNILKPADGRPVTMPTQDMIIGIFFLTMARDNLPGEGRAFGSVAEAMMAFERGEIAIQSRIKIRLKDIVPPPGATLPEGWEPGQPIILDTTLGLALFNEVLPADYPYVDYEVGKKQLGVIVNDLAERYPKVDVAACLDGLKDVGFRWATRSGVTISIGDVITPARKPEILAGYEEKDARVQKQFERGLITDDERRQELIEIWTQATNEVHREMEEGFDKINPIYMMVHSGARGNMMQVRQIAAMRGLVANPKGEIIPRPIKSNYREGLSVVEFFIATHGARKGLADTALRTADSGYLTRRLVDVSQDVIVREDDCGSERGLIKRIATRQPDGTLRKEENVETSVYARVLAEDAIGSDGQVAAPAGTDLGDQVIDQLVKAGVEQLRVRSVLTCDSRVGACAACYGRSLASGKLVDIGEAVGIIAAQSIGEPGTQLTMRTFHTGGVAGEDITHGLPRVVELFEARQPKGKAPIAEVSGRVRIEDSEKSRKIVVIPDDGSEEKAYPVSKRSRLLVEEGTHVEVGQQLTHGTPDPQDVLRVLGMRAVQQHLVDEVQEVYRSQGVAIHDKHIETIVRQMLRRVTVIESGDSELLPGELAERIRFEEENRRVVAEGGTPASGRPVLMGITKASLATDSWLSAASFQETTKVLTEAAINGKSDSLRGLKENVIIGKLIPAGTGMDRYRNIRVEPTEEAKAAMYSMVGYEGYDADYSFGAGSGEAVRLEDFDFGGYTS
- the rpsJ gene encoding 30S ribosomal protein S10, whose amino-acid sequence is MAGQKIRIRLKAYDHQVIDTSARKIVDTVTRTGAKIAGPVPLPTEKNVFCVIRSPHKHKDSREHFEMRTHKRLIDIIDPTPKTVDSLMRLDLPAGVDIEIKL
- the rpsG gene encoding 30S ribosomal protein S7, whose translation is MPRKGPAPKRQPIVDPVYASPLVSQLINKILRSGKKQLAQRIVYTALEGCREKTGTDPVITLKRALDNVKPALEVKSRRVGGATYQVPIEVRPGRSTTLALRWLVSYSQSRREKAMSERLMNEILDASNGLGASVKRREDTHKMAESNKAFAHYRW
- the fusA gene encoding elongation factor G, which translates into the protein MATNLRTVDLAKVRNIGIMAHIDAGKTTTTERILFYTGITYKIGEVHEGAAVMDWMEQEQERGITITSAATTCHWKDNTITIIDTPGHVDFTVEVERNLRVLDGAVAVFDGVAGVEPQSETVWRQADRYKVPRICFVNKLDRVGAEFHRCVDMIVSRLNATPAVLQLPLGAEADFIGVIDLVEQRALTWRGETQKGEDYAVEEIPASHQEAAAAWRDRLIETVAEADDEIMELYLEGEEPSVEQLKAAIRRATIADKITPVLCGTAFKNKGVQPLLDAVIDYLPSPLDVGAVQGHSLRDETEIIEREPDEDGPLAALAFKIMSDPHLGKLTYLRIYSGTLTAGTQVLNSTKDRKERIGKIYRMHANKREEIEKASAGQIVAVMGLKQTTTGETLCGPEAPVILESMNFPAPVISVAIEPKTKSDQEKLSGAIQRLAEEDPTFQVRTDQETGQTIISGMGELHLDILVDRMKREFRVEANVGKPQVAYRETIRNKVEKVEYTHKKQTGGSGQFGRVIIDLEPTGGEGDGGYEFVNAVTGGRIPREYIPAVDEGIQEAMEFGVLAGYPMVDIKVTLQDGAYHDVDSSELAFKIAGSMAFKEAARRAKPTLLEPIFKVEVTTPDDYLGDVIGDINSRRGHVQKMDEFAGNRVVTALVPLSETFGYVGDLRSKTQGRAVPHMEFHSYAEVPRTVAEEIVKKVRGE
- the rplC gene encoding 50S ribosomal protein L3, with translation MSSVNSVSQGAAREVRGLLGEKVGMTQVWDDQNRLVPVTVVKAGPCVVTQVRTPDRDGYAAVQIAYGAIDPRKVNKPEQGHFAKAGVTPRRHVVELRTANAASFDTGQEITAEVFEAGEDVDVTATSKGKGFAGVMKRHGFHGLRASHGVERKHRSPGSIGACATPGRVFKGVRMAGRMGGDRVTTQNVTVHAVDAEKGLVLLKGAVPGPRGGLVLIRNAAKGAAK